From one Acidobacteriota bacterium genomic stretch:
- a CDS encoding YicC family protein, whose amino-acid sequence MIKSMTGFASLTREDEALTVSVTARSVNHRYLDLQVHLPPSLLRLEPRVRDEAQRRLARGRVEIRVAARRRGRPPVEVEVDEALIAALVDVVARPDVQRATGGRWTVGELLGFPQVVTVAERTAELGDDPDVETAVTGAVGEALGDLDRMRTSEGGHLRADLDGRLVALGGLIERIEQDAGAGAEALGQRLTARLVEIGPDVHADQAALAQEVVRFVARSDIHEEITRLRAHVSHWAALADAPEPCGRKLDFLLQEMNREVNTIGSKADGHETSGLVVAAKAELEKLREQAQNVE is encoded by the coding sequence GTGATCAAGTCGATGACCGGCTTCGCGTCCCTGACACGGGAGGACGAGGCGTTGACCGTGAGCGTTACCGCGCGCAGCGTGAATCACCGCTATCTCGATCTGCAGGTCCACCTGCCGCCGAGCCTGCTGCGCCTGGAGCCCCGGGTTCGCGACGAGGCGCAGCGGCGCCTGGCCCGCGGGCGGGTGGAGATACGGGTCGCCGCCCGGCGCCGCGGCCGGCCTCCGGTCGAGGTGGAGGTCGACGAGGCGTTGATTGCCGCACTGGTGGACGTGGTCGCCCGACCGGACGTGCAGCGCGCCACCGGTGGACGCTGGACGGTCGGCGAACTGCTGGGATTTCCGCAGGTGGTGACGGTTGCGGAGCGGACGGCCGAGCTGGGGGACGACCCGGACGTCGAGACCGCGGTGACGGGCGCCGTCGGCGAGGCGCTGGGCGATCTCGACCGCATGCGGACGAGCGAGGGCGGCCATTTGCGGGCCGACCTCGACGGACGTCTCGTCGCCCTCGGCGGACTGATCGAGCGTATCGAGCAGGACGCGGGCGCCGGCGCGGAAGCGCTTGGACAGCGGCTTACGGCGCGGCTGGTGGAGATCGGGCCGGACGTGCACGCCGACCAGGCGGCGCTGGCGCAGGAAGTGGTGCGGTTCGTGGCACGGTCGGACATCCATGAGGAGATCACGCGCTTGCGGGCGCATGTCTCGCACTGGGCCGCGCTGGCGGATGCGCCCGAGCCGTGCGGGCGCAAGCTCGACTTCCTGCTGCAGGAGATGAACCGCGAGGTCAACACCATCGGGTCGAAGGCGGACGGGCACGAGACGTCCGGACTCGTGGTGGCGGCCAAGGCGGAGCTGGAGAAGCTGCGTGAGCAGGCCCAGAACGTGGAGTGA
- a CDS encoding guanylate kinase, whose protein sequence is MRKDDLHAVASAPAEACAGRRGLLFVLSAPSGTGKTTLVGRLVERVPDLVRSRSYTSRGARPGEVDGVDYHFVAPARFRDMIAAGAFLEWADVFGRLYGTGAAETEGCRAAGRDVVLVIDVQGARQVRRQVQDAVSVFVLPPSFEALEERLRSRGREAAGGSDLERRLRTARQEVAMIDEYDYVVVNDEIDACVDRLRHIVLAERSRAAAMRERTRDIVETFRAVDSPLQRTGAD, encoded by the coding sequence GTGCGGAAGGACGACCTCCACGCCGTAGCGTCCGCCCCGGCGGAGGCCTGTGCAGGCCGTCGCGGGCTCCTGTTCGTGCTGTCGGCGCCCTCGGGGACCGGGAAGACGACGCTCGTCGGCCGGCTCGTCGAGCGCGTGCCCGATCTCGTTCGGTCGCGGTCGTACACCTCCCGTGGCGCGCGGCCCGGGGAGGTCGACGGGGTCGACTACCACTTCGTGGCGCCGGCCCGTTTCCGTGACATGATCGCCGCAGGCGCCTTCCTGGAATGGGCCGACGTGTTCGGTCGGCTCTACGGCACCGGCGCAGCCGAGACGGAAGGCTGTCGCGCGGCGGGTCGCGACGTCGTCCTGGTCATCGACGTGCAGGGAGCGCGGCAGGTCCGGCGTCAAGTGCAGGATGCGGTGAGCGTGTTCGTGCTGCCGCCCTCCTTCGAGGCGCTGGAAGAGCGCCTCCGCAGCCGCGGAAGAGAGGCAGCGGGCGGCTCGGACCTGGAACGGCGCCTCCGCACTGCCCGGCAGGAGGTCGCGATGATCGACGAGTACGACTACGTGGTCGTCAACGACGAGATCGACGCGTGCGTCGACCGGCTCCGTCACATCGTACTCGCCGAGCGGTCGCGGGCGGCGGCCATGCGCGAGCGGACGCGGGACATCGTCGAGACCT